The following proteins are co-located in the Ktedonobacteraceae bacterium genome:
- a CDS encoding ABC transporter ATP-binding protein, which produces MAITDLNETPLLGNIVIDQTKDAVVIDGVSKVFKKSRPLLRWPGKKQKEGKTEVVAVDNVNMVVKRREIMGILGANGSGKSTLIRILSTLLIPDTGHVSIFGYDVEKDERMVQRLINRVSVEASFFKKLSPMENLIYAARLYNMPGQEARTKIRSILSRLGIPEDRVGQPLENMSRGMQQKVAIARAFLTAPIVLLLDEPTTGLDPRSKIDVQNFVERLREDHDATILITTHDMDEAEALCDRVAIIDKGRIVAMGEVGELKRAVAERTERTTPVTMNEVFMHYTASHLITDADIARYGSWEKAFEAYEARREDEEE; this is translated from the coding sequence GTGGCAATTACAGATCTCAATGAAACACCGCTCTTAGGGAATATTGTTATCGATCAAACGAAGGATGCTGTGGTGATAGACGGCGTCTCTAAAGTGTTCAAAAAGTCACGCCCGCTGTTGCGCTGGCCTGGTAAGAAGCAGAAAGAGGGAAAAACGGAGGTCGTCGCCGTCGATAATGTGAATATGGTGGTAAAGCGCCGCGAGATCATGGGTATCCTGGGCGCGAATGGTTCCGGTAAATCGACGCTCATCCGCATCCTCTCAACGCTGTTGATTCCTGATACAGGGCATGTCAGCATCTTTGGTTACGATGTTGAAAAGGATGAACGCATGGTGCAACGACTCATCAATCGTGTGAGCGTTGAGGCCTCGTTCTTCAAGAAGCTCTCGCCGATGGAGAACCTGATCTATGCGGCACGTCTCTACAACATGCCAGGTCAGGAGGCACGCACCAAAATCCGTAGCATCTTGAGCCGTCTGGGCATCCCTGAAGACCGTGTTGGACAGCCACTGGAGAATATGTCCCGTGGCATGCAGCAGAAAGTTGCCATCGCTCGTGCATTTCTGACCGCACCCATCGTGCTGCTACTGGATGAGCCGACGACGGGACTCGACCCACGTTCGAAGATTGACGTGCAGAACTTTGTCGAGCGCCTGCGCGAGGATCATGATGCTACCATTCTGATCACCACACATGATATGGACGAGGCTGAAGCCCTATGCGACCGGGTCGCGATTATCGACAAGGGACGCATCGTGGCGATGGGCGAGGTGGGAGAACTCAAACGCGCGGTCGCGGAACGCACGGAACGTACAACACCTGTCACCATGAATGAAGTATTCATGCACTATACCGCGTCTCACCTCATCACCGACGCCGATATCGCGCGCTACGGAAGCTGGGAAAAAGCCTTTGAGGCTTACGAAGCGCGACGAGAAGATGAAGAGGAATAG